A genomic stretch from Sebastes fasciatus isolate fSebFas1 chromosome 23, fSebFas1.pri, whole genome shotgun sequence includes:
- the LOC141761514 gene encoding uncharacterized protein LOC141761514 isoform X2: METDPRRPLSSLHLLVPPLRLMSACMWQVARERNVDQYDRLAEFIMLVTEMVPELLNYKQKTQLILGLRARLIIEFLKRMDQVDSKFIQDHLNSFQQRTTNQMHEEDQDGEVEISKSAFVELVQTLLRDQSEKEKFFKEVFPVQYGARFDTALQILVWEFLYRLEEFLPVPSFSEIVSMVDFPSLDYEFEQFVSEPEDLKRILQHQQKRQKLTKSAFTFTSDTILSALASKQTSVASENHVDPKMDGGGGDGKQDTVKSRGRNQEKAEQKTLKQENSWSAEDICEDDEETDDSSIETDPNSQLYEYGLSPLTSSPCSEEAGEGGDDGTAGEAAIQPPRCSVEGVKEHLDLWRNKSEDPIRANENICLECGKTFASHLSLKSHHAVHSSLRPFKCPQCDKAFKTRYDLNRHFLIHSNPNGLSLACSLCEKRFSSRASLGAHLRRHSGERPFACSYCGKRFQTNATLKAHVRIHTGERPYACTFCDKTFIQSYMRTVHVRIHKKEKPYLCSTCGMSFCSSGGLLVHSRTHSGERPNPCDLCGKRFATAARLTVHRRFHTGERPYSCSRCDKSFHCSSGLKKHMRTHTGEKPYKCLTCHKTFSEKSNMRVHLKVHMNI; the protein is encoded by the exons ATGGAAACAG ATCCTCGTCGTCCTCTGTCGTCCCTGCACCtcctggttcctccactaaggCTGATGTCAGCCTGTATGTGGCAGGTGGCCCGGGAGCGAAATGTGGACCAGTATGACAGACTGGCCGAATTCATCATGTTGGTCACAGAGATGGTCCCAGAGCTTCTGAACTACAAACAGAAGACTCAGCTGATCCTGGGACTGAGAGCTCGG ctCATCATTGAATTCTTAAAGAGGATGGATCAGGTTGACTCTAAATTTATACAGGATCATCTCAACAGTTTCCAACAGAGGACAACAAACCAAATGCATGAAGAG GACCaagatggagaggtggagatTTCAAAGTCAGCATTTGTGGAGCTGGTTCAAACATTGCTCAGAGACCAATCTGAAAAAGAGAAGTTTTTCAag GAGGTATTCCCAGTTCAGTATGGAGCTCGTTTTGATACAGCGCTGCAGATCCTGGTGTGGGAGTTCCTCTATCGACTGGAAGAGTTCCTCCCAGTACCAAGTTTTTCAGAG ATAGTCTCCATGGTGGACTTTCCTTCTCTTGACTATGAGTTTGAGCAGTTTGTCTCTGAGCCTGAAGATCTGAAGAGGATTTTGCAGCACCAACAGAAGCGGCAAAAGTTGACTAAAA GTGCATTCACCTTCACGTCAGACACTATCCTCTCCGCGCTCGCATCTAAACAGACTTCAGTGGCATCTGAAAATCATGTTGATCCGAAAATGGATGGGGGAGGCGGAGATGGCAAACAAGACACAGTGAAATCACGGGGAAGAAATCAAGAAAAGGCAGAACAGAAGACACTGAAGCAAGAAAACAGCTGGAGCGCAGAAGACATTTGTGAGGATGACGAAGAGACTGACGACAGTTCTATTGAAACTGATCCAAACTCTCAGCTCTATGAGTACGGGCTCtcaccactcacttcctctCCATGTTCTGAAGAAGCTGGTGAGGGAGGTGATGACG GAACAGCTGGTGAAGCTGCCATCCAGCCACCCAGATGCTCAGTGGAAGGAGTGAAGGAACATCTGGATCTGTGGAGAAACAAGAGTGAGGACCCCATAAGAGCCAATGAAAACATCTGCCTGGAGTGTGGCAAGACTTTTGCATCTCATTTGTCTTTGAAAAGTCATCACGCTGTTCACTCTTCGCTACGGCCATTCAAGTGCCCTCAGTGCGACAAGGCATTTAAAACCCGTTACGACCTGAATCGTCATTTCCTCATTCACTCTAACCCTAACGGCCTGTCCTTAGCTTGCAGCCTTTGTGAGAAGAGATTTAGTTCTCGGGCTTCGCTTGGAGCTCATCTGCGTCGTCACAGCGGAGAGAGGCCGTTTGCCTGCTCGTACTGCGGCAAGAGGTTCCAGACAAATGCAACCTTGAAGGCCCATGTGCGCATTCACACTGGCGAGCGCCCGTACGCCTGTACTTTTTGCGACAAGACATTCATACAGTCGTATATGCGCACCGTGCACGTCAGGATACATAAGAAAGAGAAGCCGTACCTGTGCAGCACATGCGGCATGTCCTTTTGCAGCTCTGGGGGATTGCTGGTGCATTCACGCACTCACTCAGGGGAGCGGCCTAATCCATGTGACTTATGTGGAAAACGTTTTGCCACAGCTGCACGACTGACGGTACATCGGAGATTCCACACAGGAGAGAGGCCGTATTCTTGTTCACGGTGTGACAAATCGTTCCACTGTAGCTCAGGACTGAAGAAACacatgaggacacacacaggagagaaaccttacAAGTGTTTAACATGTCACAAGACATTTTCTGAAAAATCCAACATGAGAGTACACCTCAAAGTCCACATGAACATCTAG
- the LOC141761514 gene encoding uncharacterized protein LOC141761514 isoform X1, translating to METDPRRPLSSLHLLVPPLRLMSACMWQVARERNVDQYDRLAEFIMLVTEMVPELLNYKQKTQLILGLRARLIIEFLKRMDQVDSKFIQDHLNSFQQRTTNQMHEEDQDGEVEISKSAFVELVQTLLRDQSEKEKFFKEVFPVQYGARFDTALQILVWEFLYRLEEFLPVPSFSEIVSMVDFPSLDYEFEQFVSEPEDLKRILQHQQKRQKLTKSAFTFTSDTILSALASKQTSVASENHVDPKMDGGGGDGKQDTVKSRGRNQEKAEQKTLKQENSWSAEDICEDDEETDDSSIETDPNSQLYEYGLSPLTSSPCSEEAGEGGDDGEHLLHRTAGEAAIQPPRCSVEGVKEHLDLWRNKSEDPIRANENICLECGKTFASHLSLKSHHAVHSSLRPFKCPQCDKAFKTRYDLNRHFLIHSNPNGLSLACSLCEKRFSSRASLGAHLRRHSGERPFACSYCGKRFQTNATLKAHVRIHTGERPYACTFCDKTFIQSYMRTVHVRIHKKEKPYLCSTCGMSFCSSGGLLVHSRTHSGERPNPCDLCGKRFATAARLTVHRRFHTGERPYSCSRCDKSFHCSSGLKKHMRTHTGEKPYKCLTCHKTFSEKSNMRVHLKVHMNI from the exons ATGGAAACAG ATCCTCGTCGTCCTCTGTCGTCCCTGCACCtcctggttcctccactaaggCTGATGTCAGCCTGTATGTGGCAGGTGGCCCGGGAGCGAAATGTGGACCAGTATGACAGACTGGCCGAATTCATCATGTTGGTCACAGAGATGGTCCCAGAGCTTCTGAACTACAAACAGAAGACTCAGCTGATCCTGGGACTGAGAGCTCGG ctCATCATTGAATTCTTAAAGAGGATGGATCAGGTTGACTCTAAATTTATACAGGATCATCTCAACAGTTTCCAACAGAGGACAACAAACCAAATGCATGAAGAG GACCaagatggagaggtggagatTTCAAAGTCAGCATTTGTGGAGCTGGTTCAAACATTGCTCAGAGACCAATCTGAAAAAGAGAAGTTTTTCAag GAGGTATTCCCAGTTCAGTATGGAGCTCGTTTTGATACAGCGCTGCAGATCCTGGTGTGGGAGTTCCTCTATCGACTGGAAGAGTTCCTCCCAGTACCAAGTTTTTCAGAG ATAGTCTCCATGGTGGACTTTCCTTCTCTTGACTATGAGTTTGAGCAGTTTGTCTCTGAGCCTGAAGATCTGAAGAGGATTTTGCAGCACCAACAGAAGCGGCAAAAGTTGACTAAAA GTGCATTCACCTTCACGTCAGACACTATCCTCTCCGCGCTCGCATCTAAACAGACTTCAGTGGCATCTGAAAATCATGTTGATCCGAAAATGGATGGGGGAGGCGGAGATGGCAAACAAGACACAGTGAAATCACGGGGAAGAAATCAAGAAAAGGCAGAACAGAAGACACTGAAGCAAGAAAACAGCTGGAGCGCAGAAGACATTTGTGAGGATGACGAAGAGACTGACGACAGTTCTATTGAAACTGATCCAAACTCTCAGCTCTATGAGTACGGGCTCtcaccactcacttcctctCCATGTTCTGAAGAAGCTGGTGAGGGAGGTGATGACGGTGAGCATCTCTTGCATC GAACAGCTGGTGAAGCTGCCATCCAGCCACCCAGATGCTCAGTGGAAGGAGTGAAGGAACATCTGGATCTGTGGAGAAACAAGAGTGAGGACCCCATAAGAGCCAATGAAAACATCTGCCTGGAGTGTGGCAAGACTTTTGCATCTCATTTGTCTTTGAAAAGTCATCACGCTGTTCACTCTTCGCTACGGCCATTCAAGTGCCCTCAGTGCGACAAGGCATTTAAAACCCGTTACGACCTGAATCGTCATTTCCTCATTCACTCTAACCCTAACGGCCTGTCCTTAGCTTGCAGCCTTTGTGAGAAGAGATTTAGTTCTCGGGCTTCGCTTGGAGCTCATCTGCGTCGTCACAGCGGAGAGAGGCCGTTTGCCTGCTCGTACTGCGGCAAGAGGTTCCAGACAAATGCAACCTTGAAGGCCCATGTGCGCATTCACACTGGCGAGCGCCCGTACGCCTGTACTTTTTGCGACAAGACATTCATACAGTCGTATATGCGCACCGTGCACGTCAGGATACATAAGAAAGAGAAGCCGTACCTGTGCAGCACATGCGGCATGTCCTTTTGCAGCTCTGGGGGATTGCTGGTGCATTCACGCACTCACTCAGGGGAGCGGCCTAATCCATGTGACTTATGTGGAAAACGTTTTGCCACAGCTGCACGACTGACGGTACATCGGAGATTCCACACAGGAGAGAGGCCGTATTCTTGTTCACGGTGTGACAAATCGTTCCACTGTAGCTCAGGACTGAAGAAACacatgaggacacacacaggagagaaaccttacAAGTGTTTAACATGTCACAAGACATTTTCTGAAAAATCCAACATGAGAGTACACCTCAAAGTCCACATGAACATCTAG
- the LOC141761514 gene encoding uncharacterized protein LOC141761514 isoform X3, with product METDPRRPLSSLHLLVPPLRLMSACMWQVARERNVDQYDRLAEFIMLVTEMVPELLNYKQKTQLILGLRARLIIEFLKRMDQVDSKFIQDHLNSFQQRTTNQMHEEDQDGEVEISKSAFVELVQTLLRDQSEKEKFFKEVFPVQYGARFDTALQILVWEFLYRLEEFLPVPSFSEIVSMVDFPSLDYEFEQFVSEPEDLKRILQHQQKRQKLTKSAFTFTSDTILSALASKQTSVASENHVDPKMDGGGGDGKQDTVKSRGRNQEKAEQKTLKQENSWSAEDICEDDEETDDSSIETDPNSQLYEYGLSPLTSSPCSEEAGEGGDDAGEAAIQPPRCSVEGVKEHLDLWRNKSEDPIRANENICLECGKTFASHLSLKSHHAVHSSLRPFKCPQCDKAFKTRYDLNRHFLIHSNPNGLSLACSLCEKRFSSRASLGAHLRRHSGERPFACSYCGKRFQTNATLKAHVRIHTGERPYACTFCDKTFIQSYMRTVHVRIHKKEKPYLCSTCGMSFCSSGGLLVHSRTHSGERPNPCDLCGKRFATAARLTVHRRFHTGERPYSCSRCDKSFHCSSGLKKHMRTHTGEKPYKCLTCHKTFSEKSNMRVHLKVHMNI from the exons ATGGAAACAG ATCCTCGTCGTCCTCTGTCGTCCCTGCACCtcctggttcctccactaaggCTGATGTCAGCCTGTATGTGGCAGGTGGCCCGGGAGCGAAATGTGGACCAGTATGACAGACTGGCCGAATTCATCATGTTGGTCACAGAGATGGTCCCAGAGCTTCTGAACTACAAACAGAAGACTCAGCTGATCCTGGGACTGAGAGCTCGG ctCATCATTGAATTCTTAAAGAGGATGGATCAGGTTGACTCTAAATTTATACAGGATCATCTCAACAGTTTCCAACAGAGGACAACAAACCAAATGCATGAAGAG GACCaagatggagaggtggagatTTCAAAGTCAGCATTTGTGGAGCTGGTTCAAACATTGCTCAGAGACCAATCTGAAAAAGAGAAGTTTTTCAag GAGGTATTCCCAGTTCAGTATGGAGCTCGTTTTGATACAGCGCTGCAGATCCTGGTGTGGGAGTTCCTCTATCGACTGGAAGAGTTCCTCCCAGTACCAAGTTTTTCAGAG ATAGTCTCCATGGTGGACTTTCCTTCTCTTGACTATGAGTTTGAGCAGTTTGTCTCTGAGCCTGAAGATCTGAAGAGGATTTTGCAGCACCAACAGAAGCGGCAAAAGTTGACTAAAA GTGCATTCACCTTCACGTCAGACACTATCCTCTCCGCGCTCGCATCTAAACAGACTTCAGTGGCATCTGAAAATCATGTTGATCCGAAAATGGATGGGGGAGGCGGAGATGGCAAACAAGACACAGTGAAATCACGGGGAAGAAATCAAGAAAAGGCAGAACAGAAGACACTGAAGCAAGAAAACAGCTGGAGCGCAGAAGACATTTGTGAGGATGACGAAGAGACTGACGACAGTTCTATTGAAACTGATCCAAACTCTCAGCTCTATGAGTACGGGCTCtcaccactcacttcctctCCATGTTCTGAAGAAGCTGGTGAGGGAGGTGATGACG CTGGTGAAGCTGCCATCCAGCCACCCAGATGCTCAGTGGAAGGAGTGAAGGAACATCTGGATCTGTGGAGAAACAAGAGTGAGGACCCCATAAGAGCCAATGAAAACATCTGCCTGGAGTGTGGCAAGACTTTTGCATCTCATTTGTCTTTGAAAAGTCATCACGCTGTTCACTCTTCGCTACGGCCATTCAAGTGCCCTCAGTGCGACAAGGCATTTAAAACCCGTTACGACCTGAATCGTCATTTCCTCATTCACTCTAACCCTAACGGCCTGTCCTTAGCTTGCAGCCTTTGTGAGAAGAGATTTAGTTCTCGGGCTTCGCTTGGAGCTCATCTGCGTCGTCACAGCGGAGAGAGGCCGTTTGCCTGCTCGTACTGCGGCAAGAGGTTCCAGACAAATGCAACCTTGAAGGCCCATGTGCGCATTCACACTGGCGAGCGCCCGTACGCCTGTACTTTTTGCGACAAGACATTCATACAGTCGTATATGCGCACCGTGCACGTCAGGATACATAAGAAAGAGAAGCCGTACCTGTGCAGCACATGCGGCATGTCCTTTTGCAGCTCTGGGGGATTGCTGGTGCATTCACGCACTCACTCAGGGGAGCGGCCTAATCCATGTGACTTATGTGGAAAACGTTTTGCCACAGCTGCACGACTGACGGTACATCGGAGATTCCACACAGGAGAGAGGCCGTATTCTTGTTCACGGTGTGACAAATCGTTCCACTGTAGCTCAGGACTGAAGAAACacatgaggacacacacaggagagaaaccttacAAGTGTTTAACATGTCACAAGACATTTTCTGAAAAATCCAACATGAGAGTACACCTCAAAGTCCACATGAACATCTAG
- the LOC141761514 gene encoding uncharacterized protein LOC141761514 isoform X4, whose amino-acid sequence METDPRRPLSSLHLLVPPLRLMSACMWQVARERNVDQYDRLAEFIMLVTEMVPELLNYKQKTQLILGLRARLIIEFLKRMDQVDSKFIQDHLNSFQQRTTNQMHEEDQDGEVEISKSAFVELVQTLLRDQSEKEKFFKEVFPVQYGARFDTALQILVWEFLYRLEEFLPVPSFSEIVSMVDFPSLDYEFEQFVSEPEDLKRILQHQQKRQKLTKSAFTFTSDTILSALASKQTSVASENHVDPKMDGGGGDGKQDTVKSRGRNQEKAEQKTLKQENSWSAEDICEDDEETDDSSIETDPNSQLYEYGLSPLTSSPCSEEAGEGGTAGEAAIQPPRCSVEGVKEHLDLWRNKSEDPIRANENICLECGKTFASHLSLKSHHAVHSSLRPFKCPQCDKAFKTRYDLNRHFLIHSNPNGLSLACSLCEKRFSSRASLGAHLRRHSGERPFACSYCGKRFQTNATLKAHVRIHTGERPYACTFCDKTFIQSYMRTVHVRIHKKEKPYLCSTCGMSFCSSGGLLVHSRTHSGERPNPCDLCGKRFATAARLTVHRRFHTGERPYSCSRCDKSFHCSSGLKKHMRTHTGEKPYKCLTCHKTFSEKSNMRVHLKVHMNI is encoded by the exons ATGGAAACAG ATCCTCGTCGTCCTCTGTCGTCCCTGCACCtcctggttcctccactaaggCTGATGTCAGCCTGTATGTGGCAGGTGGCCCGGGAGCGAAATGTGGACCAGTATGACAGACTGGCCGAATTCATCATGTTGGTCACAGAGATGGTCCCAGAGCTTCTGAACTACAAACAGAAGACTCAGCTGATCCTGGGACTGAGAGCTCGG ctCATCATTGAATTCTTAAAGAGGATGGATCAGGTTGACTCTAAATTTATACAGGATCATCTCAACAGTTTCCAACAGAGGACAACAAACCAAATGCATGAAGAG GACCaagatggagaggtggagatTTCAAAGTCAGCATTTGTGGAGCTGGTTCAAACATTGCTCAGAGACCAATCTGAAAAAGAGAAGTTTTTCAag GAGGTATTCCCAGTTCAGTATGGAGCTCGTTTTGATACAGCGCTGCAGATCCTGGTGTGGGAGTTCCTCTATCGACTGGAAGAGTTCCTCCCAGTACCAAGTTTTTCAGAG ATAGTCTCCATGGTGGACTTTCCTTCTCTTGACTATGAGTTTGAGCAGTTTGTCTCTGAGCCTGAAGATCTGAAGAGGATTTTGCAGCACCAACAGAAGCGGCAAAAGTTGACTAAAA GTGCATTCACCTTCACGTCAGACACTATCCTCTCCGCGCTCGCATCTAAACAGACTTCAGTGGCATCTGAAAATCATGTTGATCCGAAAATGGATGGGGGAGGCGGAGATGGCAAACAAGACACAGTGAAATCACGGGGAAGAAATCAAGAAAAGGCAGAACAGAAGACACTGAAGCAAGAAAACAGCTGGAGCGCAGAAGACATTTGTGAGGATGACGAAGAGACTGACGACAGTTCTATTGAAACTGATCCAAACTCTCAGCTCTATGAGTACGGGCTCtcaccactcacttcctctCCATGTTCTGAAGAAGCTGGTGAGGGAG GAACAGCTGGTGAAGCTGCCATCCAGCCACCCAGATGCTCAGTGGAAGGAGTGAAGGAACATCTGGATCTGTGGAGAAACAAGAGTGAGGACCCCATAAGAGCCAATGAAAACATCTGCCTGGAGTGTGGCAAGACTTTTGCATCTCATTTGTCTTTGAAAAGTCATCACGCTGTTCACTCTTCGCTACGGCCATTCAAGTGCCCTCAGTGCGACAAGGCATTTAAAACCCGTTACGACCTGAATCGTCATTTCCTCATTCACTCTAACCCTAACGGCCTGTCCTTAGCTTGCAGCCTTTGTGAGAAGAGATTTAGTTCTCGGGCTTCGCTTGGAGCTCATCTGCGTCGTCACAGCGGAGAGAGGCCGTTTGCCTGCTCGTACTGCGGCAAGAGGTTCCAGACAAATGCAACCTTGAAGGCCCATGTGCGCATTCACACTGGCGAGCGCCCGTACGCCTGTACTTTTTGCGACAAGACATTCATACAGTCGTATATGCGCACCGTGCACGTCAGGATACATAAGAAAGAGAAGCCGTACCTGTGCAGCACATGCGGCATGTCCTTTTGCAGCTCTGGGGGATTGCTGGTGCATTCACGCACTCACTCAGGGGAGCGGCCTAATCCATGTGACTTATGTGGAAAACGTTTTGCCACAGCTGCACGACTGACGGTACATCGGAGATTCCACACAGGAGAGAGGCCGTATTCTTGTTCACGGTGTGACAAATCGTTCCACTGTAGCTCAGGACTGAAGAAACacatgaggacacacacaggagagaaaccttacAAGTGTTTAACATGTCACAAGACATTTTCTGAAAAATCCAACATGAGAGTACACCTCAAAGTCCACATGAACATCTAG
- the LOC141761514 gene encoding uncharacterized protein LOC141761514 isoform X5 — METDPRRPLSSLHLLVPPLRLMSACMWQVARERNVDQYDRLAEFIMLVTEMVPELLNYKQKTQLILGLRARLIIEFLKRMDQVDSKFIQDHLNSFQQRTTNQMHEEDQDGEVEISKSAFVELVQTLLRDQSEKEKFFKEVFPVQYGARFDTALQILVWEFLYRLEEFLPVPSFSEIVSMVDFPSLDYEFEQFVSEPEDLKRILQHQQKRQKLTKSAFTFTSDTILSALASKQTSVASENHVDPKMDGGGGDGKQDTVKSRGRNQEKAEQKTLKQENSWSAEDICEDDEETDDSSIETDPNSQLYEYGLSPLTSSPCSEEAGTAGEAAIQPPRCSVEGVKEHLDLWRNKSEDPIRANENICLECGKTFASHLSLKSHHAVHSSLRPFKCPQCDKAFKTRYDLNRHFLIHSNPNGLSLACSLCEKRFSSRASLGAHLRRHSGERPFACSYCGKRFQTNATLKAHVRIHTGERPYACTFCDKTFIQSYMRTVHVRIHKKEKPYLCSTCGMSFCSSGGLLVHSRTHSGERPNPCDLCGKRFATAARLTVHRRFHTGERPYSCSRCDKSFHCSSGLKKHMRTHTGEKPYKCLTCHKTFSEKSNMRVHLKVHMNI; from the exons ATGGAAACAG ATCCTCGTCGTCCTCTGTCGTCCCTGCACCtcctggttcctccactaaggCTGATGTCAGCCTGTATGTGGCAGGTGGCCCGGGAGCGAAATGTGGACCAGTATGACAGACTGGCCGAATTCATCATGTTGGTCACAGAGATGGTCCCAGAGCTTCTGAACTACAAACAGAAGACTCAGCTGATCCTGGGACTGAGAGCTCGG ctCATCATTGAATTCTTAAAGAGGATGGATCAGGTTGACTCTAAATTTATACAGGATCATCTCAACAGTTTCCAACAGAGGACAACAAACCAAATGCATGAAGAG GACCaagatggagaggtggagatTTCAAAGTCAGCATTTGTGGAGCTGGTTCAAACATTGCTCAGAGACCAATCTGAAAAAGAGAAGTTTTTCAag GAGGTATTCCCAGTTCAGTATGGAGCTCGTTTTGATACAGCGCTGCAGATCCTGGTGTGGGAGTTCCTCTATCGACTGGAAGAGTTCCTCCCAGTACCAAGTTTTTCAGAG ATAGTCTCCATGGTGGACTTTCCTTCTCTTGACTATGAGTTTGAGCAGTTTGTCTCTGAGCCTGAAGATCTGAAGAGGATTTTGCAGCACCAACAGAAGCGGCAAAAGTTGACTAAAA GTGCATTCACCTTCACGTCAGACACTATCCTCTCCGCGCTCGCATCTAAACAGACTTCAGTGGCATCTGAAAATCATGTTGATCCGAAAATGGATGGGGGAGGCGGAGATGGCAAACAAGACACAGTGAAATCACGGGGAAGAAATCAAGAAAAGGCAGAACAGAAGACACTGAAGCAAGAAAACAGCTGGAGCGCAGAAGACATTTGTGAGGATGACGAAGAGACTGACGACAGTTCTATTGAAACTGATCCAAACTCTCAGCTCTATGAGTACGGGCTCtcaccactcacttcctctCCATGTTCTGAAGAAGCTG GAACAGCTGGTGAAGCTGCCATCCAGCCACCCAGATGCTCAGTGGAAGGAGTGAAGGAACATCTGGATCTGTGGAGAAACAAGAGTGAGGACCCCATAAGAGCCAATGAAAACATCTGCCTGGAGTGTGGCAAGACTTTTGCATCTCATTTGTCTTTGAAAAGTCATCACGCTGTTCACTCTTCGCTACGGCCATTCAAGTGCCCTCAGTGCGACAAGGCATTTAAAACCCGTTACGACCTGAATCGTCATTTCCTCATTCACTCTAACCCTAACGGCCTGTCCTTAGCTTGCAGCCTTTGTGAGAAGAGATTTAGTTCTCGGGCTTCGCTTGGAGCTCATCTGCGTCGTCACAGCGGAGAGAGGCCGTTTGCCTGCTCGTACTGCGGCAAGAGGTTCCAGACAAATGCAACCTTGAAGGCCCATGTGCGCATTCACACTGGCGAGCGCCCGTACGCCTGTACTTTTTGCGACAAGACATTCATACAGTCGTATATGCGCACCGTGCACGTCAGGATACATAAGAAAGAGAAGCCGTACCTGTGCAGCACATGCGGCATGTCCTTTTGCAGCTCTGGGGGATTGCTGGTGCATTCACGCACTCACTCAGGGGAGCGGCCTAATCCATGTGACTTATGTGGAAAACGTTTTGCCACAGCTGCACGACTGACGGTACATCGGAGATTCCACACAGGAGAGAGGCCGTATTCTTGTTCACGGTGTGACAAATCGTTCCACTGTAGCTCAGGACTGAAGAAACacatgaggacacacacaggagagaaaccttacAAGTGTTTAACATGTCACAAGACATTTTCTGAAAAATCCAACATGAGAGTACACCTCAAAGTCCACATGAACATCTAG